From Toxorhynchites rutilus septentrionalis strain SRP chromosome 2, ASM2978413v1, whole genome shotgun sequence, a single genomic window includes:
- the LOC129768298 gene encoding uncharacterized protein LOC129768298 has protein sequence MAEGSELVPGSLQQHNDRHSHHLLNDSDDDGGDDTEDAGSIVPDRTGRHHFCRLCLTHTQQLKPLFPLETAPDQNLLVRILDCVDVQITLPDDIKSLICFECVQQIHAFSSFKELCKSNDQLLKGKPFGHGSDDDQSEDGITPDISRVKTEPTSSLDVSLLEKLQEQGIEIETVGQPAIVHQHHKSDPINAEEREAERKAKNAARMRRWRLRQRQKQGKQFTDSQEKILTEIGMKDPAEFNQEDVLQIQQVQEMFAIIAQHQLRQVEAEIKRLKADVHGQPEHPEAAIKLEPEEQEGGESSRQASPTSDNHMASLRRSRAEYMRRWRAKRQAERHHHHQVSSFGFVGRPPTVSPAPGEAERLFLQRNHRAEYMRRWRRERMKQELSPSEFEEWCIKSEQRRRFREWQVKRKSISSAGDETIDGCETDLEKNCALGEGLQDMEQS, from the exons ATGGCAGAAGGATCCGAATTGGTTCCAGGTTCTTTGCAGCAGCACAACGATCGTCACTCACACCACCTATTGAACGACAGCGACGACGACGGTGGTGATGACACGGAGGATGCTGGATCTATCGTTCCCGACCGGACCGGAAGGCACCACTTCTGCAGGCTTTGCCTTACCCACACGCAGCAACTGAAACCATTGTTCCCATTAGAAACCGCCCCGGATCAGAACCTGTTGGTGCGGATACTGGACTGCGTAGATGTGCAG ATTACACTACCGGATGATATTAAATCCCTGATATGTTTCGAATGCGTCCAACAAATACACGCATTCTCTAGTTTTAAAGAACTTTGCAAGAGTAACGATCAATTGCTGAAGGGCAAGCCTTTTGGTCACGGTTCAGACGATGACCAGTCTGAGGACGGTATTACTCCAGATATTAGTCGTGTAAAAACCGAACCAACTAGCTCGCTGGATGTATCCTTATTAGAGAAGCTCCAGGAGCAAGGGATTGAAATCGAGACTGTAGGGCAGCCTGCCATTGTCCATCAGCACCACAAGAGTGATCCAATCAATGCGGAGGAAAGAGAAGCCGAACGGAAGGCTAAAAACGCGGCCCGTATGCGTCGGTGGAGATTGCGCCAGCGCCAGAAGCAAGGCAAGCAATTTACTGACTCTCAGGAGAAAATACTGACGGAGATCGGAATGAAGGATCCAGCCGAGTTCAATCAGGAGGATGTGTTACAAATACAGCAAGTACAAGAAATGTTCGCAATAATCGCCCAGCATCAGCTGCGGCAAGTCGAGGCGGAAATTAAACGACTAAAGGCTGATGTCCACGGTCAGCCCGAACATCCGGAGGCGGCTATTAAATTGGAACCGGAAGAGCAAGAAGGGGGAGAATCTAGCCGGCAAGCCTCACCTACCTCGGATAATCATATGGCTTCCTTGCGCAGGTCGCGAGCCGAGTATATGCGCAGGTGGCGCGCTAAGCGACAAGCCGAACGCCACCACCATCACCAAGTGTCATCATTCGGATTCGTGGGCCGTCCGCCCACGGTTTCGCCTGCCCCGGGGGAAGCTGAACGGTTGTTTCTCCAGCGCAACCATCGTGCTGAGTATATGCGACGTTGGCGGCGGGAGCGAATGAAGCAGGAACTGAGCCCTAGCGAGTTCGAGGAGTGGTGCATCAAGAGCGAGCAGAGACGTCGCTTCCGCGAGTGGCAGGTCAAACGAAAAAGCATCTCCTCG